From Clavelina lepadiformis chromosome 9, kaClaLepa1.1, whole genome shotgun sequence, the proteins below share one genomic window:
- the LOC143470515 gene encoding sortilin-like isoform X1: MVHLQREGLVLTFILCMGVCVFASDSTITFEKSSQRYERSTTQESHEVKVNERQKRETDNSNTCATPEDYVSKLNNMRDSHFFRNDLNPSISLTWSGTDGVIIALTTMTGGIAIQPSKLYRSINRGKAFSDISSQLNNDYIRKSYGMQVSPVDSTMIILVGYDSPFSFLAQNTRLYITDDAGANFQKHTCPFQMDAATLKFHPKDKFKLLAKSQSDGVHALWLSTDFGHTWKKIQDYVPAMHWDPVNSDLLYFTFDPQHALKANSIENELYRHSISSEKSTLLAQHVHSFAVQNDFIFLSIQFTGKNTSRVMHVSKNEGHAWNAAQLPLINPEQFYSILDMTEDMVFVHVDKPLDTGYGDIYTSDERGIVYSLSLSKHLYPNTGGITDFYKVMSLNGVYITSQLGDENTVHSLISFNKGGTWQSITRPDGTNCPTTEKVCNLQIHNFFSASKHVRLPSFPLSSASTVGIILAHGNLGDGLSFSPPDVYVSVDGGYTWNQPSQLKGPHFYGIGDAGGILYAVESTSDPTNQLKFSLDEGECWHTYNFSDTPIQVTGVSAEPGEKAADVSIWGWDVHGDKSWVAMTVSFDSILGQPCGRDDYVVWTAHASNKIGSIPDVDCQLGKVTTHTRRKKGTVCRNGDQLDPTATTKACACTTTDFLCDYGFKREEHGNCVEDPNAQSSNRDICIDDEEEVIVTHGYRKIPGDGCVGNEPKETIKLLKKSCAKANISKNDFGVDKDHFEVYTTPLIPVAFQTDINKNDYGVDKNDFQVYTHPTPKAPSTWVIVLLVIAVLTLGSMLVYVLYRKRDSLLRIRYTPLSQDNDEAPRQNGLLAGTQSVIDDDDAVIVDVTANGERDTPRNGAILSYHDDSDEDLLVT, translated from the exons ATGGTGCATCTTCAGCGTGAAGGTCTAGTGTTGACCTTTATTTTGTGTATGGGGGTTTGCGTTTTTGCCTCAGATTCCACAATAACCTTTGAAAAGTCCTCACAAAGATATGAACGTAGCACAACTCAAGAAAGTCATGAAGTTAAAGTAAATGAAAGGCAGAAGAGGGAAACAGATAACAGTAATACATGCGCTACTCCAGAAGATTATGTTTCAAAGTTGAATAACATGAGGGATTCA CATTTTTTTCGAAATGATCTCAATCCTTCCATATCTTTAACATGGTCTGGCACAGATGGTGTGATAATTGCGCTTACAACAATGACTGGTGGTATAGCCATTCAACCTTCAAAGCTTTATCGAAGTATTAATCGTGGAAA AGCTTTTTCGGATATATCTTCTCAACTAAATAATGACTACATTCGGAAAAGTTATGGTATGCAAGTGAGCCCAGTGGACAGTACCATG ATTATACTTGTCGGTTATGACTCCccattttcttttcttgcGCAAAACACTCGTCTTTACATCACTGATGATGCTGGAGCCAATTTCCAAAAGCATACTTGCCCTTTTCAGATGGATGCGGCTACTCTTAAGTTTCATCCAAAGGATAAATTCAA ACTGCTAGCCAAATCACAATCCGATGGTGTTCATGCACTTTGGTTGTCAACGGATTTTGGTCACACATGGAAAAAAATTCAGGATTATGTTCCTGCGATGCACTGGGATCCAGTTAATTCTGATCTCCTTTATTTCACCTTTGATCCTCAACATGCATTGAAAG CAAACAGTATCGAAAATGAATTGTATCGTCATAGcatttcatcagaaaaatcaaCACTTCTTGCACAACATGTGCACAGCTTTGCCGTGCagaatgattttatttttttatccaTTCAGTTTACAGGG aaaaatacaAGTCGTGTTATGCACGTTTCGAAGAACGAGGGCCATGCGTGGAATGCGGCTCAACTCCCACTGATTAATCCTGAACAGTTCTACTCAATTTTGGATATGACTGAAGATATGGTCTTTGTCCATGTGGATAAGCCTTTGG ACACCGGATATGGGGACATTTATACTTCCGATGAGAGGGGCATTGTTTACTCACTTTCTCTTTCCAAGCATCTCTATCCAAATACTGGCGGAATCACAGACTTTTACAAA GTAATGTCATTGAATGGAGTTTACATAACTTCTCAACTCGGTGATGAAAATACTGTCCACTCCCTTATTTCATTCAATAAAGGCGGTACATGGCAATCAATTACACGCCCTGATGGTACTAACTGTCCAACAACAGAAAAAGTG TGCAATCTTCAAATCCACAACTTCTTCAGTGCATCAAAGCACGTTCGCCTACCATCTTTTCCGTTAAGTAGTGCCAGCACTGTTGGAATTATCTTAGCTCATGGAAACCTAG GAGATGGTCTCAGCTTCAGTCCTCCTGATGTGTATGTCAGTGTGGATGGAGGTTACACGTGGAATCAACCATCTCAACTTAAAGGTCCTCATTTTTATGGAATTGGCGATGCAGGAGGCATCCTCTATGCTGTTGAATCAACATCAGATCCTACCAATCAGCTAAA GTTTTCACTGGATGAAGGAGAATGCTGGCACACTTACAATTTCTCCGACACTCCAATTCAAGTGACTGGCGTGTCAGCAGAACCTGGTGAAAAAGCTGCTGACGTCAGCATATGGGGTTGGGATGTTCATGGTGATAAATCATGGGTTGCAATGACCGTTAGTTTTGATTCCATTTTGGGTCAGCCGT GTGGGCGAGATGACTACGTCGTTTGGACAGCCCACGCAAGTAACAAAATAGGAAGTATACCAGATGTCGACTGTCAACTGGGCAAGGTCACCACACATACAAGACGAAAAAAGGGCACTGTTTGCCGAAACGGAGACCAACTTGACCCCACAGCAACCACAAAAGCTTGCGCTTGTACAACTACAGACTTCTTGTG TGACTATGGATTCAAACGAGAGGAACACGGAAACTGTGTGGAAGACCCAAATGCTCAGTCTTCAAATAGAGATATTTGCATtgatgatgaagaagaagTTATAGTGACCCAC GGTTATAGAAAAATTCCTGGTGACGGATGCGTTGGAAATGAGCCAAAAGAAACCATTAAACTCTTAAAGAAGAGCTGTGCCAAA GCTAATAtcagcaaaaatgattttggtGTGGACAAAGATCACTTTGAAGTGTATACAACTCCCCTCATCCCTGTTGCATTTCAGACTGACATCAACAAAAATGATTATGGTGTGGATAAAAATGATTTCCAAGTTTACACACATCCAACTCCGAAAGCACCGAGCACTTGGGTCATAGTTCTGCTGGTTATTGCAGTTTTAACGCTGGGAAGCATGCTTGTGTATGTTCTGTATCGGAAGAGAGATAG CCTTCTCAGGATCCGTTACACCCCGCTATCACAGGACAATGACGAAGCGCCGCGGCAGAATGGTTTGCTTGCTGGAACTCAATCCGTTATTGATGACGACGATGCAGTGATTGTCGACGTGACGGCAAATGGAGAGCGGGATACTCCGCGAAATGGAGCCATTTTATCTTACCACGACGACTCCGACGAG GATCTCTTGGTCACTTAA
- the LOC143470515 gene encoding sortilin-like isoform X2 gives MVHLQREGLVLTFILCMGVCVFASDSTITFEKSSQRYERSTTQESHEVKVNERQKRETDNSNTCATPEDYVSKLNNMRDSHFFRNDLNPSISLTWSGTDGVIIALTTMTGGIAIQPSKLYRSINRGKAFSDISSQLNNDYIRKSYGMQVSPVDSTMIILVGYDSPFSFLAQNTRLYITDDAGANFQKHTCPFQMDAATLKFHPKDKFKLLAKSQSDGVHALWLSTDFGHTWKKIQDYVPAMHWDPVNSDLLYFTFDPQHALKANSIENELYRHSISSEKSTLLAQHVHSFAVQNDFIFLSIQFTGKNTSRVMHVSKNEGHAWNAAQLPLINPEQFYSILDMTEDMVFVHVDKPLDTGYGDIYTSDERGIVYSLSLSKHLYPNTGGITDFYKVMSLNGVYITSQLGDENTVHSLISFNKGGTWQSITRPDGTNCPTTEKVCNLQIHNFFSASKHVRLPSFPLSSASTVGIILAHGNLGDGLSFSPPDVYVSVDGGYTWNQPSQLKGPHFYGIGDAGGILYAVESTSDPTNQLKFSLDEGECWHTYNFSDTPIQVTGVSAEPGEKAADVSIWGWDVHGDKSWVAMTVSFDSILGQPCGRDDYVVWTAHASNKIGSIPDVDCQLGKVTTHTRRKKGTVCRNGDQLDPTATTKACACTTTDFLCDYGFKREEHGNCVEDPNAQSSNRDICIDDEEEVIVTHGYRKIPGDGCVGNEPKETIKLLKKSCAKTDINKNDYGVDKNDFQVYTHPTPKAPSTWVIVLLVIAVLTLGSMLVYVLYRKRDSLLRIRYTPLSQDNDEAPRQNGLLAGTQSVIDDDDAVIVDVTANGERDTPRNGAILSYHDDSDEDLLVT, from the exons ATGGTGCATCTTCAGCGTGAAGGTCTAGTGTTGACCTTTATTTTGTGTATGGGGGTTTGCGTTTTTGCCTCAGATTCCACAATAACCTTTGAAAAGTCCTCACAAAGATATGAACGTAGCACAACTCAAGAAAGTCATGAAGTTAAAGTAAATGAAAGGCAGAAGAGGGAAACAGATAACAGTAATACATGCGCTACTCCAGAAGATTATGTTTCAAAGTTGAATAACATGAGGGATTCA CATTTTTTTCGAAATGATCTCAATCCTTCCATATCTTTAACATGGTCTGGCACAGATGGTGTGATAATTGCGCTTACAACAATGACTGGTGGTATAGCCATTCAACCTTCAAAGCTTTATCGAAGTATTAATCGTGGAAA AGCTTTTTCGGATATATCTTCTCAACTAAATAATGACTACATTCGGAAAAGTTATGGTATGCAAGTGAGCCCAGTGGACAGTACCATG ATTATACTTGTCGGTTATGACTCCccattttcttttcttgcGCAAAACACTCGTCTTTACATCACTGATGATGCTGGAGCCAATTTCCAAAAGCATACTTGCCCTTTTCAGATGGATGCGGCTACTCTTAAGTTTCATCCAAAGGATAAATTCAA ACTGCTAGCCAAATCACAATCCGATGGTGTTCATGCACTTTGGTTGTCAACGGATTTTGGTCACACATGGAAAAAAATTCAGGATTATGTTCCTGCGATGCACTGGGATCCAGTTAATTCTGATCTCCTTTATTTCACCTTTGATCCTCAACATGCATTGAAAG CAAACAGTATCGAAAATGAATTGTATCGTCATAGcatttcatcagaaaaatcaaCACTTCTTGCACAACATGTGCACAGCTTTGCCGTGCagaatgattttatttttttatccaTTCAGTTTACAGGG aaaaatacaAGTCGTGTTATGCACGTTTCGAAGAACGAGGGCCATGCGTGGAATGCGGCTCAACTCCCACTGATTAATCCTGAACAGTTCTACTCAATTTTGGATATGACTGAAGATATGGTCTTTGTCCATGTGGATAAGCCTTTGG ACACCGGATATGGGGACATTTATACTTCCGATGAGAGGGGCATTGTTTACTCACTTTCTCTTTCCAAGCATCTCTATCCAAATACTGGCGGAATCACAGACTTTTACAAA GTAATGTCATTGAATGGAGTTTACATAACTTCTCAACTCGGTGATGAAAATACTGTCCACTCCCTTATTTCATTCAATAAAGGCGGTACATGGCAATCAATTACACGCCCTGATGGTACTAACTGTCCAACAACAGAAAAAGTG TGCAATCTTCAAATCCACAACTTCTTCAGTGCATCAAAGCACGTTCGCCTACCATCTTTTCCGTTAAGTAGTGCCAGCACTGTTGGAATTATCTTAGCTCATGGAAACCTAG GAGATGGTCTCAGCTTCAGTCCTCCTGATGTGTATGTCAGTGTGGATGGAGGTTACACGTGGAATCAACCATCTCAACTTAAAGGTCCTCATTTTTATGGAATTGGCGATGCAGGAGGCATCCTCTATGCTGTTGAATCAACATCAGATCCTACCAATCAGCTAAA GTTTTCACTGGATGAAGGAGAATGCTGGCACACTTACAATTTCTCCGACACTCCAATTCAAGTGACTGGCGTGTCAGCAGAACCTGGTGAAAAAGCTGCTGACGTCAGCATATGGGGTTGGGATGTTCATGGTGATAAATCATGGGTTGCAATGACCGTTAGTTTTGATTCCATTTTGGGTCAGCCGT GTGGGCGAGATGACTACGTCGTTTGGACAGCCCACGCAAGTAACAAAATAGGAAGTATACCAGATGTCGACTGTCAACTGGGCAAGGTCACCACACATACAAGACGAAAAAAGGGCACTGTTTGCCGAAACGGAGACCAACTTGACCCCACAGCAACCACAAAAGCTTGCGCTTGTACAACTACAGACTTCTTGTG TGACTATGGATTCAAACGAGAGGAACACGGAAACTGTGTGGAAGACCCAAATGCTCAGTCTTCAAATAGAGATATTTGCATtgatgatgaagaagaagTTATAGTGACCCAC GGTTATAGAAAAATTCCTGGTGACGGATGCGTTGGAAATGAGCCAAAAGAAACCATTAAACTCTTAAAGAAGAGCTGTGCCAAA ACTGACATCAACAAAAATGATTATGGTGTGGATAAAAATGATTTCCAAGTTTACACACATCCAACTCCGAAAGCACCGAGCACTTGGGTCATAGTTCTGCTGGTTATTGCAGTTTTAACGCTGGGAAGCATGCTTGTGTATGTTCTGTATCGGAAGAGAGATAG CCTTCTCAGGATCCGTTACACCCCGCTATCACAGGACAATGACGAAGCGCCGCGGCAGAATGGTTTGCTTGCTGGAACTCAATCCGTTATTGATGACGACGATGCAGTGATTGTCGACGTGACGGCAAATGGAGAGCGGGATACTCCGCGAAATGGAGCCATTTTATCTTACCACGACGACTCCGACGAG GATCTCTTGGTCACTTAA